One window of Streptomyces sp. MMBL 11-1 genomic DNA carries:
- a CDS encoding PTS transporter subunit EIIC: protein MTLLTTRRRTTPQPNADERPASRRQRHIARLRRLGQGLALPIAAMPTAGLLLRLGQDDLLGRVDSLHQTAAVLSQAGAAVLDNLPLLFALGVALGTNRSTDIAGRVLGCAISYLVLSRTVLALNPLPADQLDTPPARWPYGALLGILGALLAMALWKLVERRRRPLPPFAVYALIALAALGSGALLGLSYPVIDRALSAAASAVADHAVVGGGAFGFLNRLLLPLGLHHVPSAIVWYVTGDCGNGVKGDVPCFFTEHSPSAGIFLGGFFPINMFALPAAALAIWRSALPDQRRRVGSIMLPAAAMSALTGITEPIELAFAYTAPMLYLAHAVLTGASLALVNALDIHAGFLFSAGALDYVFNFSLATRPLLLLPIGVAYAALYYALFRFAITRFNLRTPGRTPDDEPDPTAPKSAPPTKEEPT from the coding sequence ATGACCCTCCTCACCACCCGCCGCCGCACCACCCCGCAGCCGAACGCCGACGAACGGCCGGCAAGCCGCCGCCAGCGGCACATCGCGCGACTCCGCCGCCTCGGGCAGGGCCTGGCCCTCCCGATCGCCGCCATGCCCACCGCCGGACTCCTGCTACGCCTCGGCCAGGACGACCTCCTCGGACGCGTCGACTCCCTGCACCAGACCGCCGCAGTGCTCTCCCAAGCGGGCGCCGCAGTACTCGACAACCTGCCCTTGCTCTTCGCCCTGGGCGTGGCACTCGGAACCAACCGATCGACTGACATCGCAGGCCGTGTCCTGGGCTGCGCCATCTCGTACCTGGTGCTCTCCCGCACCGTCCTCGCCCTGAACCCCCTGCCGGCCGACCAACTCGACACGCCACCCGCACGGTGGCCCTACGGAGCACTCCTCGGCATCCTCGGCGCCCTGCTCGCCATGGCCCTGTGGAAGCTCGTGGAACGCAGACGGCGACCACTGCCGCCCTTCGCCGTCTACGCACTGATCGCCCTCGCTGCCCTCGGCTCCGGAGCGCTGCTCGGACTCTCCTACCCCGTGATCGACCGGGCGCTCAGCGCGGCCGCCTCAGCAGTTGCCGACCACGCGGTGGTCGGAGGCGGAGCGTTCGGATTCCTCAACCGCCTCCTTTTGCCCCTTGGCCTTCACCACGTGCCGTCGGCCATCGTCTGGTACGTCACGGGAGACTGCGGCAACGGCGTCAAGGGAGACGTCCCCTGCTTCTTCACCGAACACAGCCCCAGCGCCGGGATTTTCCTGGGCGGGTTCTTCCCTATCAACATGTTCGCCCTTCCCGCGGCGGCCCTGGCCATCTGGCGCAGCGCGCTGCCCGACCAACGGCGCCGTGTCGGATCCATCATGCTTCCCGCCGCCGCCATGTCCGCCCTCACCGGGATCACCGAGCCCATCGAACTCGCCTTCGCCTACACCGCCCCGATGCTCTACCTAGCGCACGCCGTACTGACCGGAGCCAGCCTCGCCCTGGTCAACGCCCTGGACATCCACGCCGGATTCCTCTTCTCGGCAGGCGCCCTCGACTACGTCTTCAACTTCTCCCTTGCCACCCGACCACTCCTCCTCCTCCCCATCGGAGTTGCCTACGCGGCCCTGTACTACGCCCTCTTCCGCTTCGCCATCACCCGCTTCAACCTCCGTACGCCCGGCCGCACACCCGACGACGAACCAGACCCAACCGCGCCCAAATCGGCCCCGCCCACGAAGGAGGAACCCACGTGA
- a CDS encoding glycosyltransferase family A protein: MLIHPQTAVITPTGLHPKRRKYLIALYESLLTQDVPWEWIIAPNGRQADPRTIPPQIAADPRVRICARPAPGAAAARNTALNYVTAPYLCYADDDDILPPHSLAVRYHRAVETGLGWVAGMSADLKRNGDLVTWDCATPVGPHAPGDVWTYWPSPQDGKPPMGHTMLLTRTVLARAYGGQGGLTKGEDYVYVMSITGNAAGELLPDITYHYRHHRGQWTKQTRYRDKAEFDARTFAFHQGQALQEVRRETNLIT; this comes from the coding sequence ATGCTCATCCACCCTCAGACCGCCGTCATCACGCCCACCGGCCTCCACCCGAAGCGCCGCAAGTACCTGATCGCCCTGTACGAAAGCCTCCTCACCCAGGACGTTCCGTGGGAGTGGATCATCGCCCCCAACGGCAGACAGGCAGACCCCCGCACCATCCCGCCCCAGATCGCCGCCGACCCGCGCGTGAGGATATGCGCTCGCCCCGCCCCCGGCGCCGCGGCCGCCCGCAACACGGCGCTCAACTACGTCACCGCGCCCTACCTCTGCTACGCGGACGACGACGACATCCTGCCCCCGCACTCCCTCGCCGTGCGCTACCACCGAGCTGTCGAGACCGGGCTCGGCTGGGTCGCCGGCATGTCCGCAGACCTCAAGAGAAACGGCGACCTGGTCACCTGGGACTGCGCCACTCCCGTAGGCCCGCACGCCCCGGGCGACGTGTGGACCTACTGGCCCTCACCCCAAGACGGCAAGCCGCCCATGGGCCACACCATGCTCCTGACCCGGACGGTCCTCGCCCGCGCCTACGGCGGCCAGGGCGGGCTCACGAAAGGCGAAGACTACGTGTACGTGATGTCGATCACCGGCAACGCCGCCGGTGAACTGCTCCCCGACATCACCTACCACTACCGCCACCACCGAGGGCAGTGGACCAAGCAGACCCGCTACAGGGACAAGGCCGAATTCGACGCACGGACCTTCGCCTTCCACCAGGGCCAGGCCCTGCAGGAAGTCCGCCGAGAAACGAACTTGATCACCTAG
- a CDS encoding sortase has translation MRRSASTPRSDDEATQDPDRPSRRQVITAAAGVTATALTFTALMIAQSGNGADQPTADTPRPSATATVQPTTPSAPDPLISSSAPTRGPKPPDHTGAARESASRTLADWQSGNPAAGGDHAVGGDNGRGPGGQITEVLRIPKLGPTWAQPIYDGIDDRQLRAGVGHFPGTEQPGQVGNFALAGHRSGVADPAFRDIDRITPGTAITVTTANRITYTYKVIRVRTVAPADVNVIAQVPGQPKATPTKAKLTLVTCWPANGHSKRVVVEADLVSGRGGA, from the coding sequence ATGCGCCGCTCGGCCAGCACACCCCGTTCCGACGACGAAGCCACCCAGGACCCCGACCGTCCCAGCCGCCGGCAGGTGATCACCGCTGCCGCGGGCGTAACCGCGACAGCCCTCACCTTCACCGCGCTCATGATCGCCCAGAGCGGCAACGGGGCCGACCAGCCGACCGCTGACACCCCGCGGCCCTCCGCCACCGCAACCGTGCAGCCAACCACCCCTTCTGCACCGGACCCGCTGATCTCCTCCAGCGCCCCCACCCGCGGCCCGAAGCCCCCCGACCACACCGGCGCCGCTCGCGAGAGTGCCAGCCGCACCCTGGCCGACTGGCAGAGCGGCAACCCCGCCGCTGGCGGCGATCACGCTGTGGGCGGGGACAACGGCCGCGGCCCCGGAGGCCAGATCACCGAAGTGCTGCGCATCCCCAAGCTCGGCCCGACCTGGGCCCAGCCGATCTACGACGGCATCGATGACCGGCAGCTCCGCGCCGGTGTCGGCCACTTCCCCGGCACCGAACAGCCCGGACAGGTCGGCAACTTCGCGCTTGCCGGCCATCGGTCCGGTGTCGCAGATCCGGCCTTCCGCGACATCGACCGCATCACCCCCGGCACCGCGATCACGGTGACCACCGCCAACCGCATCACCTACACCTACAAGGTCATCCGCGTCCGCACCGTCGCACCGGCCGATGTGAACGTGATCGCCCAGGTCCCCGGTCAGCCGAAGGCGACCCCCACCAAGGCCAAGCTCACCCTCGTGACGTGCTGGCCGGCCAACGGCCACTCCAAGCGAGTCGTCGTCGAGGCGGATCTCGTCTCGGGCAGGGGCGGTGCTTGA
- a CDS encoding ATP-dependent DNA ligase yields the protein MAEHSSLRPPVEVMRPTAVRELPTAARPDAHPLQYSLKMDGFRAVAFALDGRTVLQSRSYRDLAPDFPSLAANLSRVLKPGVVLDGEICAWSHGRLEFTELLSTEARRRAAGTTLIYVAFDCLATPSPEGGRDIRALPLAARWEHVLDQLRDTAAYAQQVMTTQDREEDLTHRGLPYLRRYRGHRGEAARRAVQTGPPLGLGQMSAR from the coding sequence GTGGCCGAACACAGCTCCCTCCGACCGCCCGTCGAGGTCATGCGCCCCACCGCCGTACGCGAGCTTCCCACGGCCGCCAGGCCCGACGCCCACCCCCTCCAGTACTCCCTCAAGATGGACGGGTTCCGCGCCGTGGCCTTCGCCCTGGACGGCCGGACAGTTCTTCAGAGCCGCTCGTACCGCGACCTGGCCCCCGACTTTCCCTCCCTGGCCGCGAACCTCAGCCGCGTACTGAAGCCCGGCGTCGTCCTGGACGGCGAGATCTGCGCCTGGTCACACGGCCGCCTGGAGTTCACCGAACTCCTGTCGACCGAAGCCCGGAGGCGAGCAGCCGGCACCACCCTCATCTACGTCGCCTTCGACTGCCTCGCCACTCCCTCTCCGGAAGGCGGACGCGACATCCGTGCCCTGCCGCTCGCCGCGCGCTGGGAGCACGTGCTTGACCAACTGCGGGACACAGCAGCGTACGCCCAGCAGGTGATGACGACTCAGGACCGCGAAGAGGACCTTACTCATCGCGGACTCCCTTACCTCCGTAGGTATCGAGGGCATCGTGGCGAAGCGGCTCGACGCGCCGTACAGACCGGACCGCCGCTCGGCCTGGGTCAAATGTCGGCACGCTGA
- a CDS encoding MFS transporter, with product MGGTFAVRAAGFCYPFLPYHLDALQLSTRTVGQLLAVFGLGWFTGSVLWGWMSDKVGRRPTLTAAMAMAAIALPLLAQAHAPTAVAGAAFVAGMAYDAPRPVLSAAIAERYADDKNRAHLNATRNFIINVAAATAGASGGVLADSVGIPALLWANGTVCALFGVLAWLTLDNSTSTAADQRPAGLHPQDVLRDTRLAVLLLTSLATLTAAASLFSSLPMLMARAGLSATDYGWAQTANAAAVLALSPLLNRWLSQRAHRGRPMTGLLALSALILGTSMGAAALASTVTGFSLLAALAVPGEVLAFVAAGDVLARISPPGAYGLYAGIWGTTLAGAVVIAPVLASWSLTHGGPNLAAATTLTCGVIGAALCWPLAALTRRAPTSLPGGG from the coding sequence ATGGGTGGAACCTTCGCCGTCCGGGCCGCCGGATTCTGCTACCCCTTCCTCCCCTACCACCTCGACGCCCTGCAACTCTCCACACGGACCGTCGGCCAGCTCCTCGCGGTCTTCGGTCTCGGCTGGTTCACCGGATCCGTGCTGTGGGGGTGGATGTCCGACAAGGTCGGCCGTCGGCCCACCCTGACCGCAGCCATGGCCATGGCGGCCATCGCTCTGCCCCTCCTCGCCCAGGCACATGCGCCAACGGCCGTAGCCGGCGCAGCCTTCGTGGCCGGCATGGCCTACGACGCCCCACGACCGGTCCTGTCCGCTGCCATCGCCGAACGCTACGCCGACGACAAGAACCGCGCGCACCTCAACGCCACGCGCAACTTCATCATCAACGTCGCCGCGGCCACCGCCGGCGCCAGCGGTGGAGTCCTGGCCGACAGCGTCGGCATACCGGCGCTGCTGTGGGCCAACGGGACCGTCTGCGCGCTGTTCGGCGTCCTCGCCTGGCTGACCCTCGACAACAGCACCAGCACGGCGGCAGATCAACGACCCGCTGGACTCCACCCGCAGGACGTCCTGCGCGATACCCGGCTCGCCGTCCTACTGCTCACGAGCCTCGCTACCCTCACCGCCGCGGCCAGCCTCTTCTCCAGCCTGCCGATGCTCATGGCCCGAGCAGGGCTCTCCGCCACCGACTACGGCTGGGCGCAGACCGCCAACGCCGCCGCCGTACTCGCCCTCTCTCCCCTGCTCAACCGCTGGCTGAGCCAACGCGCCCACCGCGGCCGCCCCATGACCGGACTGCTCGCCCTCAGCGCTCTCATCCTCGGCACCAGCATGGGCGCGGCCGCGCTCGCCTCGACCGTCACCGGCTTCAGCCTCCTCGCCGCCCTCGCCGTACCCGGCGAGGTCCTCGCCTTCGTCGCCGCCGGCGACGTCCTCGCCCGCATCTCACCCCCGGGCGCATACGGCCTCTACGCCGGAATCTGGGGTACCACCCTCGCCGGCGCCGTCGTCATCGCACCCGTGCTCGCCTCCTGGTCACTCACCCACGGAGGCCCCAACCTGGCCGCAGCCACCACCCTGACCTGCGGTGTGATCGGCGCGGCCCTCTGCTGGCCCCTCGCCGCGCTCACCAGACGGGCCCCCACCTCGTTGCCCGGGGGCGGCTGA
- a CDS encoding GNAT family N-acetyltransferase translates to MESVEAVLGRLWPVVVHAERVTLRPVTRRDAPMVRAVLSDPKVRAFLGGPVSEARIETRQCEYPTTPGVWAVAPAAGGEAIGLVSITADSRFAGRAEISYQLISSAWGQGLGREAVGAAVDWWAAEVPDGGPLIAVTQERNTASRRLLEALGMTVLDTLLEFGEPQCLYTPGSEETALRWARLLQARTDEVERRRGAEERATAAGRVLPEDLSALTPEQMARLCPARHGAYGRICAREVNHAPDLHLGRSADGAWIAWLGTAEPAPVP, encoded by the coding sequence ATGGAGTCCGTCGAAGCAGTCCTGGGCCGCCTGTGGCCTGTCGTGGTTCACGCCGAACGCGTCACGCTGCGCCCGGTCACCCGCCGGGACGCTCCGATGGTGCGGGCCGTGCTGAGCGACCCCAAGGTCCGGGCCTTCCTGGGGGGACCGGTGAGCGAGGCGCGCATCGAGACGCGGCAGTGCGAGTACCCGACCACCCCCGGCGTGTGGGCGGTCGCTCCCGCAGCCGGCGGCGAGGCGATCGGCCTGGTCAGCATCACTGCGGACAGTCGCTTCGCGGGGAGGGCCGAGATCTCGTACCAATTGATCTCCTCGGCCTGGGGCCAGGGGCTGGGGCGCGAGGCTGTAGGCGCGGCCGTCGACTGGTGGGCCGCCGAGGTGCCCGACGGCGGGCCGCTCATCGCGGTCACCCAGGAGCGCAACACCGCCTCGCGGCGCCTGCTGGAGGCGCTGGGCATGACCGTCCTCGACACCCTCCTCGAGTTCGGCGAACCACAGTGCCTCTACACCCCCGGCAGCGAGGAGACCGCTCTGCGGTGGGCCCGCCTGCTTCAGGCGCGCACCGACGAAGTGGAACGCCGGCGCGGAGCCGAGGAGAGGGCGACCGCCGCCGGTCGCGTCCTGCCGGAGGACCTCTCCGCCCTCACCCCCGAGCAGATGGCCCGGCTGTGCCCAGCCCGGCACGGCGCCTACGGGCGTATCTGCGCGCGGGAGGTGAACCACGCCCCGGATCTCCACCTCGGCAGGTCCGCGGACGGGGCCTGGATCGCATGGCTGGGCACCGCCGAGCCGGCCCCGGTCCCGTGA
- a CDS encoding helix-turn-helix transcriptional regulator, with protein MPERVFNAEKFHTERRRKGLKQPAAAAFLGVSPNQVSRYERGLLQPPPEKLPAAAALVSLPLDDLAPRHGLPDLRDLRCDAGLQQRDTPKIIGTKSAVSVGAAEKGLRRLHPDFVAPLAEAYGVSVAELEAAQERSFGKSVPDVRRGAPSPAGAPGAPRTLAEKITYLLDQTYAAGSRPTDAELARKGNAKVGGILLSDDLVRRLRTGEADTDDADVLGALAAAMDAPPVFFTSDSPEEAARIVAGIRTVALGVMAARGAGERPLNDEWLDFIASSIQDIIGDQGGPPEKA; from the coding sequence ATGCCTGAACGTGTCTTCAACGCCGAGAAGTTCCATACGGAGCGTCGGCGAAAAGGGCTGAAGCAGCCGGCGGCTGCCGCGTTCCTTGGCGTGAGCCCGAACCAGGTGTCGCGCTACGAGCGAGGCCTCCTGCAGCCACCGCCGGAGAAGCTGCCCGCGGCGGCCGCCTTGGTGAGCCTTCCGCTGGACGACCTCGCACCGAGGCACGGGCTCCCCGATCTGCGGGACCTGAGGTGCGACGCCGGCCTGCAGCAACGGGACACCCCGAAGATCATCGGTACGAAGTCGGCCGTCTCGGTGGGCGCGGCGGAGAAGGGACTCCGCCGGCTTCACCCGGACTTCGTGGCCCCGCTCGCGGAGGCGTACGGCGTCTCGGTCGCGGAGCTCGAAGCGGCGCAGGAACGCAGTTTCGGCAAATCCGTTCCGGATGTGCGCCGTGGAGCGCCCTCGCCGGCGGGCGCGCCGGGAGCACCGCGGACCCTCGCGGAGAAGATCACCTATCTCCTCGACCAGACGTACGCCGCCGGAAGTCGTCCGACCGATGCCGAGCTCGCCCGGAAGGGCAACGCGAAGGTGGGCGGGATCCTGCTCAGCGACGACCTCGTCCGCAGGCTGCGTACCGGGGAGGCGGACACCGACGATGCAGATGTCCTGGGCGCCCTGGCGGCGGCCATGGACGCGCCGCCGGTCTTCTTCACCAGCGATAGCCCCGAGGAAGCGGCGCGAATCGTCGCCGGCATCCGCACTGTGGCGCTGGGTGTGATGGCGGCACGAGGCGCTGGGGAGCGTCCGCTGAACGACGAGTGGCTCGACTTCATCGCCTCGTCGATCCAGGACATCATCGGTGATCAGGGCGGACCGCCGGAGAAGGCGTAG
- a CDS encoding DciA family protein, with protein MTTDELSGIDLARVALAAAKERAKQHGARSGPATRRRTGKRGNTNRTDGRDPMALGPALGRLMAERGWERPAAGGSVLHNWAKIAGGDGSELVNHVTAVRFDEATGQLDLAADSTAWATQARLVGPQLMQRANQFLHTSTQSGGSEGTEQNVPQVVRVITVKLQKTGAGAGRPPHLPGPPPQPRQRPAEPPARAEPPEGYHEAKALLAAHKPDLGRDRAVEEAAKRLTRSSRSREPDHVFADLIERHRPGPLRYSQGSATRAERTDALS; from the coding sequence ATGACGACCGATGAGCTCTCGGGTATCGACCTCGCCCGGGTCGCCCTCGCCGCGGCCAAGGAACGGGCCAAACAGCACGGAGCCCGCAGCGGACCGGCCACCCGCCGCCGCACAGGCAAACGCGGCAACACGAACCGCACCGACGGACGCGACCCCATGGCTCTCGGCCCGGCTCTCGGCCGCCTGATGGCCGAGCGCGGCTGGGAACGACCGGCAGCCGGCGGCTCGGTACTCCACAACTGGGCAAAGATCGCCGGCGGAGACGGCTCCGAGCTCGTCAACCACGTCACCGCAGTGCGCTTCGACGAAGCCACCGGACAGCTCGACCTGGCCGCAGACTCCACCGCCTGGGCGACGCAAGCGCGCCTCGTCGGACCCCAACTGATGCAACGCGCCAACCAGTTCCTCCACACCTCCACACAGTCCGGTGGGTCAGAGGGCACCGAGCAGAACGTGCCCCAGGTGGTGCGCGTCATCACGGTGAAGCTCCAGAAGACGGGCGCCGGCGCGGGCCGACCTCCACACCTCCCAGGGCCCCCGCCCCAACCCCGCCAGCGTCCTGCCGAGCCTCCTGCCCGGGCGGAACCGCCCGAGGGGTACCACGAGGCCAAGGCCCTCCTGGCCGCGCACAAGCCGGACCTGGGCCGCGACCGAGCTGTAGAAGAAGCAGCGAAACGCCTCACCCGCAGCAGCCGATCCCGCGAGCCCGACCACGTCTTCGCCGACCTCATCGAACGCCACCGCCCGGGCCCTCTGCGCTACTCGCAGGGGTCCGCCACCCGGGCCGAACGAACGGACGCCCTCTCATGA
- a CDS encoding NUDIX domain-containing protein gives MEQNGRRSSVSAGAVIRDEEGRVLIVDPVYKPYWNLPGGHAEENEGPRETCRREVLEELNLDLDIGLLLVHATIPVPEGQPHEYFIFDGGVVSAHRHNDIRLQEDELRAFRFVNPSDLTDQDVAPFARPMWDSALLALRERRTIRIGAR, from the coding sequence ATGGAACAGAACGGTCGCCGTTCCTCTGTGTCGGCCGGAGCCGTCATCCGCGACGAGGAGGGACGGGTGCTGATCGTCGACCCCGTCTACAAGCCCTACTGGAACCTGCCCGGCGGCCACGCCGAGGAGAACGAGGGCCCCCGCGAGACTTGCCGGCGCGAGGTCCTCGAAGAGCTGAACCTCGACCTGGACATCGGCCTGCTCCTGGTCCACGCGACCATTCCGGTGCCGGAGGGGCAGCCGCACGAGTACTTCATCTTCGACGGCGGTGTCGTCTCCGCCCACCGCCACAACGACATCCGGCTCCAGGAGGACGAGTTGCGGGCCTTCCGCTTCGTCAACCCCAGCGATCTCACCGATCAGGACGTCGCACCTTTCGCGCGACCGATGTGGGACAGCGCGCTCCTGGCCCTGCGTGAGCGCCGGACCATCCGGATCGGTGCGCGATGA
- a CDS encoding SpaA isopeptide-forming pilin-related protein yields the protein MSLASTRPRSHALHRNRYPLVLGTAVALGASILLAPHASAADKWGPGYLIPDSSGNPDTSHIGGYKVTGVDGLAYCGDPELAGPDAAGGYGAPQPVTAWTSKATGKSASPEDLARAAYVLSKYGQTASDEQAAAVDAVLYTYLEAGSTYALPDGKRALERLGYPNVSPGAKKWATGYLNEAKLFAGPYKVNIQPVDGPLKAGQKASVTLDVTAASGRKVPGVQLDLDVSGAAAGAASVTTNADGVATATITPAKDGKVDFKALAKSLPATQLRALAPNDAKAQRLLLAGGSSSAEAEVQLTAEGLEGGLTVTKTASDTKKPLAGVQFEVKDPSGKTVASGKTDAAGLWKVTGLEPGTYVVHEATAVEGYQLAADQKATVADGETTAVTVTDVKIPEQPKPKPRPVTIPVLPQTGA from the coding sequence ATGAGTCTTGCATCAACCCGACCCCGTTCGCACGCCCTCCACCGCAATCGGTATCCGCTCGTACTTGGCACGGCGGTGGCGCTGGGTGCGAGCATCCTGCTGGCGCCGCACGCGAGCGCCGCGGACAAGTGGGGACCGGGGTACCTGATACCGGACAGCTCCGGCAATCCGGACACGTCCCACATCGGCGGCTACAAGGTCACCGGAGTCGACGGCCTCGCCTACTGCGGAGACCCGGAACTGGCCGGGCCCGACGCGGCCGGCGGCTATGGTGCTCCTCAGCCCGTCACCGCCTGGACCTCCAAGGCAACCGGCAAGTCGGCCTCGCCCGAAGACCTGGCACGTGCGGCATACGTCCTGTCCAAGTACGGACAGACCGCCAGCGACGAGCAGGCCGCAGCCGTGGACGCGGTCCTCTACACCTATCTCGAGGCGGGATCCACCTACGCCCTGCCTGACGGCAAGCGCGCTCTCGAGCGCCTGGGCTATCCCAACGTCTCGCCGGGCGCCAAGAAGTGGGCCACCGGTTACCTCAACGAGGCGAAGCTCTTCGCCGGCCCCTACAAGGTCAACATTCAGCCGGTCGACGGCCCCCTCAAGGCAGGGCAGAAGGCTTCGGTCACCCTCGATGTCACCGCCGCCTCGGGCCGTAAGGTCCCGGGCGTCCAGCTCGACCTCGACGTCTCCGGCGCCGCCGCGGGTGCCGCCAGCGTGACCACCAACGCCGACGGTGTCGCCACGGCGACCATCACCCCGGCCAAGGACGGCAAGGTCGACTTCAAGGCCCTGGCCAAGTCGCTCCCCGCCACGCAGCTGCGAGCTCTCGCCCCCAACGACGCGAAGGCCCAGCGGCTCCTGCTCGCCGGTGGCTCCTCATCCGCCGAGGCCGAGGTACAGCTGACAGCCGAAGGTCTCGAAGGCGGCCTGACCGTCACCAAGACCGCGTCCGACACCAAGAAGCCCCTCGCCGGGGTGCAGTTCGAAGTCAAGGACCCCTCCGGCAAGACGGTCGCCTCCGGGAAGACCGACGCTGCCGGCCTCTGGAAGGTCACCGGCCTCGAGCCGGGCACCTACGTCGTGCACGAGGCGACGGCCGTGGAGGGCTACCAGCTCGCGGCCGACCAGAAGGCCACGGTCGCCGACGGTGAGACGACTGCCGTCACTGTCACGGACGTCAAGATCCCCGAGCAGCCCAAGCCGAAGCCCAGGCCGGTCACCATCCCGGTCCTCCCGCAGACCGGCGCCTGA
- a CDS encoding transcriptional regulator, producing MPTPAPPPSKALLAAPDGEQFVPEAAQWIAHTTGRLAPDAYAWMQAVHWFHDHGPRLRGRAHGPTRIGRTTMRLAVVLARLKECRPGVDTLAAWLNVSERTVQYHLGLLREAGLLTYLAKGTRISGIGGRASEFARTVPRRFDDALGLRTGPSTDYIRAVHGIAEPHRALMARLGKKARRSLKRNPTKSPNRSPVPPTSAPPSCTPRGVSTSTSSSAGDTSLPPESKLGTGKHKSPSPKRPNPRRQKLNAVGRRHQLAHQLVQQLPWLHRAAVPRIAWIVRHVADAGWTAAEVVAVISQQAPPLHVSRPSGFLATRLNGAHLLYDTEAKRQNIVDWWRESRRATRDRHADWSGEWQAPASRSVARQVDEVFAQMQVTAHEGPAVAAFEGGEHGMADLDQLTRDEIVDLRAAALKDPGLIRTTIAECGEPYARRLFTHHVVDQLQRLRGTARLVLHTQWRHA from the coding sequence GTGCCCACGCCCGCCCCACCTCCCTCGAAGGCCCTGCTCGCCGCACCGGACGGCGAACAGTTCGTGCCCGAGGCGGCCCAGTGGATTGCCCATACCACGGGCCGGCTCGCCCCCGACGCCTACGCGTGGATGCAGGCCGTCCACTGGTTCCACGACCACGGCCCCCGCCTGCGCGGCCGCGCCCACGGGCCTACGCGGATCGGACGTACCACGATGCGCCTGGCCGTCGTGCTGGCCCGCCTCAAGGAGTGCCGCCCCGGAGTAGACACCCTCGCGGCCTGGCTGAACGTCTCCGAGCGGACGGTCCAGTACCACCTCGGCCTCCTCCGTGAAGCGGGCCTGCTCACCTACCTCGCCAAGGGAACCCGCATCAGCGGAATCGGCGGCCGCGCCTCGGAGTTCGCCCGCACCGTCCCCCGCAGGTTCGACGACGCCCTCGGCCTGCGCACAGGTCCCTCGACGGACTACATCCGTGCCGTCCACGGCATCGCTGAACCCCACCGCGCCCTCATGGCCCGGCTGGGGAAGAAGGCCCGGCGAAGCCTCAAGCGAAATCCGACAAAGAGCCCCAACCGGTCGCCGGTGCCGCCTACTTCAGCACCGCCTTCTTGCACCCCAAGGGGGGTAAGTACTTCTACGTCTTCTTCTGCCGGTGATACTTCGCTCCCCCCTGAGAGCAAGCTCGGAACCGGGAAGCACAAGTCTCCCTCCCCGAAGAGGCCCAACCCCCGGCGACAGAAGCTCAACGCCGTCGGACGCCGCCACCAGCTCGCCCACCAGCTCGTCCAGCAGCTGCCTTGGCTCCATCGGGCGGCCGTCCCCCGCATCGCCTGGATCGTCCGCCACGTGGCGGACGCCGGCTGGACCGCCGCCGAGGTCGTCGCCGTCATCAGCCAGCAGGCCCCGCCCCTGCACGTGAGCCGCCCCTCCGGCTTCCTCGCCACCCGGCTCAACGGGGCGCACCTGCTCTACGACACCGAAGCCAAGCGGCAGAACATCGTGGACTGGTGGCGCGAGTCCCGCCGAGCGACGAGGGACCGGCACGCCGACTGGTCGGGGGAGTGGCAGGCTCCCGCCAGCCGATCGGTCGCCCGCCAGGTCGACGAGGTCTTCGCGCAGATGCAGGTAACCGCCCACGAAGGCCCGGCTGTCGCGGCGTTCGAAGGAGGCGAACACGGGATGGCCGATCTGGACCAGCTGACCCGGGACGAGATCGTCGACCTCAGAGCCGCCGCCCTGAAGGACCCGGGACTGATCCGCACCACCATCGCCGAGTGCGGTGAGCCCTACGCCCGCCGCCTGTTCACCCATCACGTGGTCGACCAGCTCCAGCGCCTGCGCGGCACCGCCCGCCTCGTGCTGCACACCCAGTGGAGGCACGCATGA